The Christiangramia forsetii KT0803 DNA segment TGAAGGAAAAGCGACCCTGTCTTTATTGAAATAATTATAATTCAATTCACCACCGGCATACATCTGGCTTTCAAATATGTCATTGCTTTGATCAAAAGTATCTGCTACAAACCTACCTTCATCATAAGCTATTTCCATAGATTCAATGAGTGGTTTGATATAAAAACTTACTTTTTTATTCTTTCTGTAAATTAAAGAGGGAGCAAAACTCCATTGTTCAATTTTAACCCTATTGTAATCTTTGTCTATATCGTCAGGATCATACTCAGTATCATTCCCAGTTCCGAAATAGTTAATCACATAGTTCGGGCTGGAATAATAAGCATCCAGGCCAAAATTCCAATTATGAAAAATATGGGCGAACTCCCCGGAGTACCCAACATCAAAGCCCTTGGTAGTAAAAAAATAATTAGCAGTTAAATTATGCTTAGCGGTAAAAGGATTTCTTACAAGTCCGTTTGTGGTGTAAGTATTATTTACTCCAAGGCTAAACCCCTGATCTGAATTAAAATCAGCATTTGGCAAAAATGTATATTGTCTTATTTTTTTCTTTTTAGGGTCATAGTTATTAATGTCATAAGAGTCTACCAACATTTTACGTGCTCCGGGAGTTTTAATGGTATTCTCCTTGCTTCTATAATCGTAGAGTTTAGCACGTTTTTTATTCTGAAAATCATAAATATCATTTTCTTCTCCTCCAATGATCTTCAATGGTACGAGGCCAGAACCTTCTCCTACGATTTGGAATTCATCATCTCCATCAAGACCATAGATCCAGACCTCCCTGGTCATTTTAGAATCATAAGATTTTTTAGCTGTGATCTCTCCGTCTTCATTCTTTAATTCAACAGTAGTGATCCCATTTGGCTTCCTGGTAATAAGAAATTTATCGTCCTCCTCAGTACCTGTGAACATATCAAATTCGGTGAGATGTTGGTAATAATCCCTGGCGATCTCATCTAGATTTGCTCTACGAGCTTTCATTGTTTTTTTGATATCGGCAACATAAGAGTCTTCAGTAAGACCTTCTGGTAAAACCCCAAAAGCTTCCTGAATTACTTCATCGGTGATATTATTCTGAATATAATCTGCCTGTTTTTTCCAATCTTCCCACTGAGCATTTCTAATGAAGGCCTTATCCAAAGGATAACCGGCAATATTGAACCATTTTGGTCTTTTTACCATAGGGCTATATTGTTCCATAGCTCTAAATTCGGGGAAACCCATTCTTATAAGAGAAAGTGCAAGACCATCAGTTTTAGGAAACACCTGATCACGATCTTTTGCTATTGGAAGATATTTTTTCTTGCCATTTTCATCTTCAAACTCAGCCCATTCGTATTGGCCTTCATGTCTATCCCAGTCACCAAGTAGCATATCCAGTAATCTTGCTCTAATAAACATATCTTCGTCTACGTAAGCATCTTTAGATTCTCTCATCTCCTGGTATAGATCTAAGGTATTTAATACGTCATCTGCATTTCCGAACATATCTTTATTCTCATCACCAATATGAGCTTCAAACATGTATAATTCATCACCATATTCTTCATTATACACTCCTAATGCCTCTTGTTTAGGTACATAATATAAGCTTGAATTAGGATGATAGATTTCTAATTCATCCATAAATCGTCCTGCAGGAAATGTTCCGTAGGGAAAAGCAGTGGTATAGAAATCCTGTACATATCTTTCGGCAACGGTATTTTCAAGATAATCTTCTACATAGTGTGTTGTAACTACGGTAGTTTGCAGGAATTGAAGGGCACTTTTTTTAAGAGCTCTCATGGTATATTCATGGTCATCTTCATCAATAAAACCTAAAGATCTGGATTGGTGACCTCCACCAGCTCCTAACACTTCCAGATTTCCGGGGATAGTATCAAGGTATAAAACAGGAAATTCAAATTTCTTGCTGTAGAGAGATCGGTAATGCTCACCCCAAATCGCTTTAAAAACACCATCCTTATCGGTCTCTTCTTCGGTATATACTGAAGCCATCGTGTTTTCTCCGAGGCGTGTTTTTGGCCATTCTACTTCATCGATACTGGGACGTTCACGAGAAATCTGTTTATTAAAAATTTTCTCTGAACCAGTTTCAGAAATTTTATAGAACTCAACGTTGGAACTTCCATTTTTATTGATATTTATTTTTGCATAACCAAGATCATAAGCTGCAAAATCTCCATGATCTTTTTCCGGTTTTGCCTTTACAGGATTTTCAGTTACTCCTGCTATAATCTGCTCCACTCTATCATCCTGAACATATTGCAGGTTTTGATCGTTTCCAGAAACAAAGATGACGTCGTTATATTGTCTTGCCAGTGCTTCCAGAGTACCCATTAATTGTTTCAACTGTGGATTTCTTCTGGTCTGGCTACTTGCACCAATAATCTTCTCAAAAAAGCCAATCTTGGTTTGGGTCATAATGGGGTGATGAACCGCTACGATAACTGTTTTTCGCTGGCTATCCTCCAATTCGTCATTAAATTCTTCGCGAAACTGAGTTCGGGTTTTAATCTCACATTTATTATTGATGTATGGATGATCATCCCAGTTTTCAATGTACCATTGCGAATCTATCATGATTAACTGAACATCATCACTAAGGCTTTTACTTTCAATGGGACACCCATCATTAGGCCAGAATTTGGCCCTGGAGTTATCCTGTAAGAATGATTCCAGATCATCTATATTATCTGGCGCATCATCCTGCCATTCGTTATATCCCGGGGTAAAAACTATATTACCCTTAAAATCTTTAAATAAGTCCAGCAAATTTGCCTGTAAATCTTTTTTTACTTTATCCCGGCCATTATCCTTATCTGGAAAACCTTCTGAAGGAACTATATTTCCAACAATAACCAGGCTTGCCGAATCTTCTTTCTTAGAAGCTTCAACAATTTCAGTTAGGATCTTCTTGTTGGAATCGTTCGTTCTAAGTCCGGTGTTAGAAGTAACATATATGGAGTGTACTATTTCTTTCTTCTCAGCAGAATTTTGCTGTGCTGTTGCCGAAAAAGCTGTTAAAAGTAGGGATAAACTAAAAAAAGTAAAATTTCTCGAAAATTTATTTTCGTGTAGTTTTTGAATTATGCTCATAAAAGCTTTGGGTGTTTGATTGAAATTGTCTTAGTAGTTTTCTATATAAAACTTCCAAAAAAATCTAAAAATTTTAGGATGTCATAGCTCTTTACAATACTTTAACATCCAAGCCTAAAAGTTTTACTAAAAAAGTATCACTCAAATTAAATGAAAATTTTATTGTTTTGTGTTTAATGGGGCGCTTTCTTTCGAAAAACATAATTTGAAAAATTCCTTGAGTAAAAAAATCTTTCTAATACTGGTTCTTTTTTGCTGTTTTAGAGGTCTGGCGCAGGAACTGCCTCCGGTGGTTAATTTCGGGCCCAATCAATATTCCGCAGGAAATCAGAACTGGATGATTGCCCAGGCTGAAAATCAGAATCTCTATTTCGCAAATAGTACCGGGTTGTTGGAATATAATGGTGAAAGCTGGAATTTATACCCGGTTCCTAATAATACAGTCGTTAGGTCTTTAAAAGTAGTTGGGAACCGAATTTATATCGGTGCTTATATGGAGGCAGGATATTGGGAAAAGGACGAATATGGGAGATTGCAATATACCAGCCTTGTTCCTAAGTTTTCCAGTACGATTAGTGATGGGGAGCAATTCTGGGATATTGAGTTCTTAGATGATCTAATTATTTTTAGAAGTTTTGGTGGAATTTACTTCTACGATCCTAAACAGGATTTGATTACGAAAATGGACAATCCTTTAGGGAAACCTGTCTCGGGAATTTTTAAATTAGAAAATGAGCTCTATTTTCAATTAGTTGGCGCAGGTCTTTTTAAAGTCAGAAATGGAAATCCTGAATTGTTTATTCCAATAGAGGACGTAGGGGAAAAGGCCGTCATGCACCTCTATAAAAAAGAACAAAATTTTGCGATTATTACCGGTAAATCTGAATTCTTTATTTGGAATGGAAATCATCTAATTAAAGAGAATCAGGAATTTAATACTGAATTGGGGAACCCTAATATTTTGGATGCCATAGATTTGGAAAATGGTGGCGTGGTTCTGGGTACCGTTGGTAAAGGTGTGGTTCAGCTTGACGCTAATGGAGGGATAGTAAATATCTTTAACCAGGAGAATATCCTTATGAACAATACGGTCCTTGATCTTTATATGGACGATTCCGGGATTATTTGGGCTGGGTTGGATTATGGTATAAGCAGTATAGATCTTAAATCAACATTTCTCTCATTTCAGGATAATAGGGGCGAAATAGGGTCGGTATATGCATCCCACAAAGAAAATGGCACTCTATATCTTGGTACAAACCAGGGTTTATATTTTAAAAAGAAAAAGGAAAGTAATTTTCAGCTTATTAAAGGAACCGAGGGACAGGTATGGTTTATCGATAAAGTTCAGAATAGCCTATTATGTGGACACGATAGTGGTACTTTTATAATTGATGGTGAAAATGCGACCAAAGTCTGTGATCGTCTTGGTACATGGATCGTAAAAGAATATAAAGATGGAGTTTTTGTTCAAGGACATTATAATGGCATAAGTTTTTTAAGAAAAAAATCTGGAAGTTTTGAGGCATCACCAATGCTGCGGGATTTTCCTCACTCGTCAAAGTTTATAGAAATAGATGAATTTCAAAATGTTTGGGTGAGCAACGAGCATAAGGGCGTTTTTAAAATGACGATCAATGATTCTTTATCAGATATCGTTGATATTGAAAATTATACTTTTTCGGAAGAATCGGGTATAACCTCTAGTATGTTTCGATATGATGACACTCTTTATTATAGTTCCAAAGAAAAGATCTACCAATATTCTAAAGATTTAGATAGTTTTTCTAAAAACAACCGCCTTAACGCGATAACATCAGACATAGATCGCATATCCGGTAAAATGATCAGTGAAGTCAATCGGGATAAACTATGGGGCTTTTCAAATGAGGCTATCTTTTATATAGAGCCTGCACAATTGAGTACAGATTATAATATCAATTCTATATTCATAAATCAGGATTTTAGAAATATAGCGGTAGGTTATGAGAATATTTCAGCTTTTGAAGATTCTCAATATTTACTTGGTATTGCAAATGGCTATTTAAGATTCAAAGATCTAACAGCCGGGTTTCGGGAAATATCCATTAAGCTAAACCGTGTAGAAGTGAGCGCCCTTGACGCAACTGCAGAGAAGGTAAGAATTGAGCAATCTGGGGAGTTTGATTCTAGACATAATAATATCAATTTTCATTTTAGTGCACCTGTCCACGAAAAATATTACGAGACATTATATAGTTATAGACTTTTAGGTTTAAGCTCTAATTGGAGTGCATGGAATGATGCTCCGGAAGCAAATTTTAAGAATCTTGGATTCGGAGATTATACTTTTGAGGTAAAAGCTAAAATTGGAAATAGTCAAACCAAAATTGCCAGCTATAATTTTAGTATTAATAGACCATTTTATCTGAGTGCTATAGCTTTAATAGGATATTCCCTGATTTTCCTTTTATTATTATTTTTGATACATATCATCAATAAAAAACATCACCGTAAAGTTGTAGCTGAAAATGAACGCGCCCTAAAAATGAAGAATCTTGAGGCAGAACAGGAAATTATCAAACTTAAAAATGATAAACTGGAGCAGGCTATGGCTAATAAAAATAGGGAACTTGCCGTGTCTACGATGAGCCTTATCAAAAAGAATGAATTTCTTACCAGTATAAAGGATAAGTTGAAAGAGTCTGATGGTTCTCACAGGGTAGACTCTGTTATTAAAACCATAGATAAAGATATTAGTGAAGAAGATAACTGGAAATTCTTTAAAAAGGCATTTAGTAATGCCGATAAAGATTTTTTCAAGAAGATTAAGGGGAAACATCCGGTACTAACTTCTAATGATCTTAAATTGTGTGCTTATTTGAGGCTGAATTTATCTTCAAAAGAGATAGCCCCGTTATTAAATATATCTGTAAAAAGCGTCGAAATCAAACGATATCGTTTGCGTAAAAAGATGGAATTAGACCGGGAAACCAATTTAACAGATTATATTCTTGAACTCTAAACTTTACATCTGCTCAAAATAACTCTACATTACCTCTACAAAGACTTACACTACTAGTTTTTAACGTTTTACATTTTTATTAATATTTCCTTTCTAAAAGCGTGTATAGATTGCAATATCAGCAAATAGAGTCTGTATTTATTATAATATACTTAGATGTAGATTTTTTATACAGGTAATTTTCCTGTTCTCACAAGGATCTGTTAATATATTGATAAAGCAAATTTAATATTAAATCACATGAGGAAATTTACCTGTCTTTTGATTGTTTTTCTAAGCGGGTTTTTTGGGGCTTATGCGCAATCCTTTCCGGTTAGCGGATTAGTATCTGATGAAAACAACATGCCTTTACTAGGAGTGAATGTAATAGTAAAAGGAGAA contains these protein-coding regions:
- a CDS encoding helix-turn-helix and ligand-binding sensor domain-containing protein, giving the protein MSKKIFLILVLFCCFRGLAQELPPVVNFGPNQYSAGNQNWMIAQAENQNLYFANSTGLLEYNGESWNLYPVPNNTVVRSLKVVGNRIYIGAYMEAGYWEKDEYGRLQYTSLVPKFSSTISDGEQFWDIEFLDDLIIFRSFGGIYFYDPKQDLITKMDNPLGKPVSGIFKLENELYFQLVGAGLFKVRNGNPELFIPIEDVGEKAVMHLYKKEQNFAIITGKSEFFIWNGNHLIKENQEFNTELGNPNILDAIDLENGGVVLGTVGKGVVQLDANGGIVNIFNQENILMNNTVLDLYMDDSGIIWAGLDYGISSIDLKSTFLSFQDNRGEIGSVYASHKENGTLYLGTNQGLYFKKKKESNFQLIKGTEGQVWFIDKVQNSLLCGHDSGTFIIDGENATKVCDRLGTWIVKEYKDGVFVQGHYNGISFLRKKSGSFEASPMLRDFPHSSKFIEIDEFQNVWVSNEHKGVFKMTINDSLSDIVDIENYTFSEESGITSSMFRYDDTLYYSSKEKIYQYSKDLDSFSKNNRLNAITSDIDRISGKMISEVNRDKLWGFSNEAIFYIEPAQLSTDYNINSIFINQDFRNIAVGYENISAFEDSQYLLGIANGYLRFKDLTAGFREISIKLNRVEVSALDATAEKVRIEQSGEFDSRHNNINFHFSAPVHEKYYETLYSYRLLGLSSNWSAWNDAPEANFKNLGFGDYTFEVKAKIGNSQTKIASYNFSINRPFYLSAIALIGYSLIFLLLLFLIHIINKKHHRKVVAENERALKMKNLEAEQEIIKLKNDKLEQAMANKNRELAVSTMSLIKKNEFLTSIKDKLKESDGSHRVDSVIKTIDKDISEEDNWKFFKKAFSNADKDFFKKIKGKHPVLTSNDLKLCAYLRLNLSSKEIAPLLNISVKSVEIKRYRLRKKMELDRETNLTDYILEL